A part of Gramella sp. MAR_2010_147 genomic DNA contains:
- the nhaC gene encoding Na+/H+ antiporter NhaC, producing the protein MENSTANPENEPVIQNRELNIWEALIPVFALIAMLAFNVFVFGDDALSGSNQFILLLGGAVAAIVGYFNKVKFDTMIDEVASNIQSTAGAILILLMVGALAGTWLISGIIPTMIYYGLQILNPTIFLAACVIICSVISLATGSSWTTSATVGIALIGIADALGISLGMTAGAILSGAYFGDKMSPLSDTTNLAPAMAGTDLFTHIRYMALTTVPTITITIIAFIIIGLNLDTSGSTDTSSILNSIDAAFNISPWLFIVPVLVIVLIVRKTSPLIALLLGTLMGAIAALIAQPEVVLAVSGMENLNFVSGYKGIMNAITVDTAVETDSEALNDLFAASGMAGMLGTIWLIICAMVFGGIMESIGALARISKALLNLFHTTFGLFASTVFSCLALNVTASDQYLAIVVPGKMFAKAYKDKGLAPENLSRSLEDSGTVTSVLVPWNTCGAYHSGVLGVPVLSYAGYAFFNYLSPFMTLLFAAVGIKIKMLSKK; encoded by the coding sequence ATGGAAAACTCTACCGCGAATCCTGAAAATGAACCTGTAATTCAAAACCGGGAGCTAAATATCTGGGAAGCTCTAATTCCCGTTTTCGCGCTAATTGCCATGCTGGCATTTAATGTTTTCGTATTTGGTGATGATGCTTTAAGTGGGTCTAATCAATTTATTTTATTATTAGGAGGAGCAGTAGCAGCGATCGTAGGTTACTTCAACAAGGTCAAATTTGATACAATGATCGATGAAGTTGCCAGTAACATTCAGAGTACCGCCGGGGCGATCCTTATTTTATTAATGGTAGGAGCTTTAGCTGGAACCTGGCTTATAAGCGGAATTATTCCTACCATGATCTATTATGGACTTCAAATATTAAATCCAACGATATTTCTCGCTGCATGTGTGATCATTTGCTCGGTAATCTCTCTGGCTACCGGAAGTAGCTGGACAACCTCTGCAACGGTGGGTATTGCGTTAATCGGAATTGCTGATGCACTTGGAATTTCTTTGGGAATGACTGCCGGAGCCATACTTTCCGGAGCTTATTTTGGTGATAAGATGTCGCCATTAAGTGATACCACCAACCTTGCGCCTGCCATGGCCGGCACCGATCTTTTTACACATATTAGATACATGGCACTAACTACCGTGCCTACCATCACCATCACGATAATAGCATTTATCATTATTGGGCTGAATCTCGATACCAGTGGAAGTACAGATACTTCTTCTATCCTGAATTCTATAGATGCCGCTTTTAATATAAGTCCGTGGTTATTTATCGTTCCAGTATTAGTGATCGTATTAATAGTTAGAAAGACTTCTCCCCTAATTGCATTGCTATTAGGAACCCTGATGGGAGCAATTGCCGCTTTGATTGCACAACCTGAAGTGGTGCTTGCGGTTAGCGGAATGGAAAACCTGAATTTTGTGAGCGGTTATAAAGGGATTATGAATGCAATTACCGTAGACACTGCTGTTGAAACCGATTCAGAAGCCCTGAATGATCTTTTTGCAGCTAGCGGAATGGCTGGAATGCTTGGTACCATCTGGCTCATCATTTGCGCGATGGTCTTTGGAGGAATTATGGAATCAATTGGAGCACTTGCCAGGATCAGTAAAGCTTTATTAAATCTTTTCCATACTACTTTCGGATTATTTGCAAGTACTGTTTTTAGCTGTTTGGCTTTGAACGTAACTGCTTCAGACCAGTATTTAGCGATCGTAGTTCCGGGAAAAATGTTTGCAAAGGCCTATAAGGATAAAGGTCTTGCTCCTGAAAACTTAAGTCGAAGTTTAGAGGATTCCGGAACGGTAACTTCAGTTTTAGTACCATGGAATACCTGCGGGGCTTACCATAGTGGTGTATTAGGAGTTCCGGTATTATCATATGCAGGTTACGCCTTCTTTAATTATCTAAGCCCGTTTATGACATTATTATTCGCGGCAGTTGGAATTAAAATAAAAATGCTTTCCAAAAAATAG
- a CDS encoding aminotransferase class I/II-fold pyridoxal phosphate-dependent enzyme: MKYKPADRIQDLQYFGEFGGVNPSISDSSTYTFLSAKTMFDTFEGNAEGCYLYSRHSSPSNLYLGEALAAMEGTETANVSASGMGAITSTLMQLCNAGDHIVCSRTVYGGTYAFLKNFAPKFGIKTTFVDITKPELVHAAIQENTKVIYCESVSNPLLEIADLEALSKISKSHGLKLVVDNTFSPLSISPAKLGADVVIHSLTKFINGSSDTVGGVVCGTKDFINELRNVNDGAAMLLGSTMDSLRAASILKNLRTLHIRMKQHSHNAMYLAHKFQEDGFKTVYPGLESNPGHDTFRKMMNESYGFGGMLTIDVGSLDKANELMELMQERNLGYLAVSLGFYKTLFSAPGTSTSSEIPEEEQKEMGLSDGLIRFSIGLDNDIARTYEIMKECMIKVGVLDTEMV; this comes from the coding sequence ATGAAATATAAACCGGCAGATAGAATCCAGGATCTACAGTACTTTGGAGAATTTGGTGGAGTAAATCCATCGATCTCTGATTCGTCAACTTACACCTTCCTTTCAGCAAAGACGATGTTTGATACTTTTGAAGGAAATGCAGAAGGTTGTTATTTATACTCGCGTCACTCTTCCCCTTCCAATCTTTATCTTGGGGAAGCCCTGGCAGCCATGGAAGGCACCGAAACGGCTAATGTTTCGGCTTCCGGAATGGGTGCGATCACTTCAACTTTAATGCAATTATGTAATGCCGGCGATCATATTGTTTGCAGCAGAACTGTTTATGGAGGAACTTATGCTTTTCTGAAGAATTTCGCTCCTAAATTCGGGATTAAAACCACTTTTGTAGATATCACAAAACCTGAGCTGGTCCATGCTGCGATTCAGGAAAACACAAAAGTTATCTATTGCGAATCTGTAAGCAATCCTCTTTTGGAAATAGCAGATCTGGAAGCCTTATCTAAAATATCCAAATCTCACGGCCTTAAACTGGTAGTAGACAATACTTTTTCTCCGCTTTCTATAAGTCCGGCAAAATTAGGTGCCGATGTAGTGATTCACAGTCTTACAAAATTCATCAATGGAAGCAGTGATACTGTAGGCGGTGTAGTTTGTGGAACAAAAGATTTTATCAACGAGCTTAGAAATGTAAATGATGGCGCAGCAATGTTACTTGGGTCTACAATGGATAGCCTTAGAGCAGCCTCTATTCTGAAAAACCTAAGAACCCTTCATATTCGTATGAAACAACACAGTCATAACGCGATGTACCTGGCACACAAATTTCAGGAAGATGGATTTAAAACCGTCTATCCGGGCTTAGAATCTAATCCGGGACATGATACTTTCAGAAAAATGATGAACGAGTCTTATGGTTTTGGCGGAATGCTAACTATTGATGTTGGTTCCCTGGACAAAGCAAATGAACTAATGGAACTCATGCAAGAGCGAAATCTGGGATATCTCGCCGTTAGCTTAGGATTCTATAAAACACTCTTCAGCGCACCAGGAACTTCAACTTCTTCTGAAATTCCTGAGGAAGAACAAAAAGAGATGGGATTAAGTGATGGTTTAATTCGTTTTTCGATAGGTTTGGATAACGATATTGCAAGAACTTATGAGATCATGAAAGAATGTATGATTAAAGTTGGGGTTTTAGATACTGAAATGGTCTAA
- a CDS encoding Lrp/AsnC family transcriptional regulator: MKIDELDKRILNHLQQDTKKTNKEISNDLGLSVTAVYERIRKLEREGIISKYVALIHPESVERGFMVLCQIKLIQHKKDFLNRFEKEINGLPEVIECLHVSGDFDYILKVLVKDMDAYREFLVTKLTTLDHIGSTKSIFTINKVKQSTFISL, from the coding sequence ATGAAAATTGATGAACTCGATAAAAGAATTCTAAATCATCTTCAACAGGATACTAAAAAAACAAATAAGGAAATATCGAATGATCTCGGTCTTTCTGTCACTGCTGTTTATGAGCGTATACGAAAATTGGAGCGTGAGGGAATTATCTCAAAATATGTAGCATTGATACATCCAGAAAGTGTGGAAAGAGGGTTTATGGTGCTTTGCCAGATAAAACTCATTCAGCATAAAAAAGATTTTTTAAACAGGTTCGAAAAGGAAATTAACGGTCTTCCGGAAGTTATAGAATGCCTGCATGTTAGCGGTGATTTTGATTATATCTTAAAGGTTCTGGTAAAAGATATGGATGCTTACAGGGAGTTCTTAGTAACAAAACTCACCACTTTAGATCATATTGGAAGTACTAAAAGTATTTTTACGATCAATAAGGTGAAACAAAGTACTTTTATTAGTCTATAG
- the lpdA gene encoding dihydrolipoyl dehydrogenase, translated as MSTYDVAVIGSGPGGYVAAIRCAQLGMKTAIIEKYSTLGGTCLNVGCIPSKALLDSSHHFHDAIKHFEEHGIEIPGEVKLNLEKMMERKSSVVSQTCDGVKFLMDKNKIDVLEGVGSFKDKTHINIEKDGETQTIEAKKTIIATGSKPANLPFIELDKERVITSTEALKLKEVPKHMIVIGGGVIGLELGQVYRRLGAEVTVVEFLDRIIPTMDSALSKELQKVLKKQGVKFHTSTKVKSVERNGDEIIIKADDKKDKEIELKGDYCLVSVGRRPFTDGLNAEAAGVELDDKGRVKVNDHLQTNVENIYAIGDVVRGAMLAHKAEEEGSMVAELMAGQKPHIDYNLIPGVVYTWPEVAAVGKTEEQLKEEGVKYKEGKFPMRALGRSRASGDIDGLVKILADEKTDEVLGVHMIGARTADLIAEAVTAMEFRASAEDIARMSHAHPTYAEAVKEAALAATENRALHI; from the coding sequence ATGAGTACATATGATGTTGCAGTAATAGGATCTGGACCTGGTGGATATGTAGCCGCTATTCGTTGCGCCCAACTGGGAATGAAAACTGCAATCATAGAGAAATATTCCACTCTTGGTGGAACCTGTCTTAATGTGGGATGTATCCCAAGTAAGGCACTTTTAGACTCTTCTCACCATTTTCATGATGCGATCAAGCATTTTGAAGAGCACGGAATTGAGATTCCGGGAGAAGTAAAGTTAAATCTTGAAAAGATGATGGAACGTAAATCTTCGGTAGTAAGCCAGACTTGCGACGGAGTAAAGTTCCTAATGGATAAGAATAAAATTGATGTTCTTGAAGGGGTGGGTTCTTTTAAAGACAAAACTCATATCAATATTGAAAAAGACGGGGAGACTCAAACTATCGAAGCGAAAAAGACCATTATCGCAACCGGTTCCAAGCCTGCAAATCTTCCTTTTATCGAATTAGATAAGGAAAGAGTGATCACCTCTACAGAAGCTCTAAAGTTGAAAGAAGTTCCTAAACACATGATCGTGATTGGTGGTGGAGTTATTGGATTAGAACTTGGACAGGTTTATCGTCGTTTGGGTGCTGAGGTTACTGTGGTGGAATTCCTTGACAGGATTATCCCAACGATGGATAGTGCGCTTTCAAAAGAACTTCAAAAAGTGTTGAAAAAGCAGGGAGTAAAATTCCATACCAGTACAAAAGTGAAGTCGGTAGAAAGAAATGGCGATGAGATCATCATAAAAGCAGATGATAAAAAAGATAAAGAGATCGAATTGAAAGGTGATTATTGCCTGGTTTCAGTAGGACGCCGTCCTTTTACAGATGGATTGAACGCTGAAGCTGCCGGAGTAGAGCTGGATGATAAAGGAAGAGTGAAAGTGAACGATCACCTGCAAACCAATGTAGAGAATATCTATGCGATCGGAGATGTGGTACGTGGAGCCATGCTTGCGCATAAAGCGGAAGAAGAAGGTTCTATGGTTGCTGAATTGATGGCAGGGCAGAAGCCGCATATCGATTATAACCTGATTCCGGGTGTTGTTTATACCTGGCCTGAAGTTGCTGCAGTTGGAAAAACTGAAGAACAATTGAAGGAAGAAGGAGTAAAATATAAAGAAGGTAAGTTCCCGATGCGTGCTCTTGGACGCTCCAGAGCCAGTGGAGATATTGACGGACTTGTAAAGATCCTTGCTGATGAAAAGACCGATGAGGTTCTTGGAGTGCATATGATCGGTGCAAGAACGGCAGATCTAATTGCTGAAGCAGTAACTGCCATGGAGTTCAGAGCATCTGCCGAAGATATCGCTAGAATGAGTCACGCCCATCCAACCTATGCTGAAGCCGTGAAAGAAGCAGCCTTAGCGGCTACCGAAAACAGGGCTTTGCATATATAA
- a CDS encoding DEAD/DEAH box helicase translates to MSFQDLNLNTPLRNALEDLNFQTPTPIQEQAFSSIMSGRDVVGIAQTGTGKTFAYLLPLLRMLKYSEQKNPRILIMVPTRELVVQVVEEIEKLAKYINVRVAGVYGGVNINTQHQDLMQGLDIVVATPRRLYDLVLRRAVQLKSIQKFVIDEVDVMLDLGFKFQVNNIIELLPTNRQSIMFSATMTETVEEMIDANFKAPEKISVAVSGTPLENIDQQGYKVPNFYTKANLLKHLLADSEVYHKVLIFIGDKRIADRLYENLGEEFPGETSLVHTGKSQNYRLKSVSDFGEGESRILIATDVMARGLDIENVSHVVNFDTPQYPENYMHRIGRTGRAEKKGQSLLFTTENEQEYLDAIEELMQTEVPKYELPEEVEVATELIPEEKPRAIEINNPNKVVDEAGPAFHEKKDKNKKVNLGGSYRREIAQKYKKPKTRGDKNANRRRKK, encoded by the coding sequence TTGAGTTTTCAGGACCTAAATTTAAATACCCCTTTACGTAATGCTTTGGAAGATCTGAATTTTCAGACTCCCACCCCTATCCAGGAACAGGCATTTTCTTCTATCATGTCTGGAAGAGATGTGGTGGGAATTGCACAAACGGGAACAGGAAAAACCTTTGCATACCTATTGCCATTACTACGAATGCTTAAATATTCGGAACAAAAAAATCCACGTATTCTTATTATGGTGCCTACCAGAGAACTGGTAGTTCAGGTAGTAGAAGAGATTGAAAAACTGGCTAAGTATATCAATGTTAGAGTTGCGGGAGTTTATGGCGGAGTGAATATCAACACACAACATCAGGATCTAATGCAGGGGCTTGATATCGTGGTTGCTACTCCCAGGAGATTGTACGATCTTGTATTGAGAAGAGCTGTTCAATTGAAATCTATTCAGAAATTTGTAATTGATGAAGTTGATGTGATGCTGGATCTGGGTTTCAAGTTCCAGGTAAATAATATTATTGAACTTCTTCCCACCAACAGGCAAAGTATCATGTTTTCAGCAACCATGACTGAAACGGTTGAGGAAATGATCGATGCTAACTTTAAAGCTCCTGAAAAAATTTCAGTAGCTGTAAGCGGTACACCTTTAGAAAACATTGATCAACAGGGATATAAAGTTCCTAATTTCTATACTAAGGCTAATTTATTAAAACACTTACTGGCAGATTCTGAAGTCTATCACAAGGTTTTGATTTTTATTGGTGATAAGCGAATTGCAGACAGGCTCTATGAAAATCTTGGTGAAGAATTTCCAGGAGAAACCAGCTTGGTGCATACCGGAAAAAGTCAGAATTACCGGCTTAAAAGCGTAAGTGATTTTGGTGAAGGCGAGTCCAGAATTTTGATCGCAACAGATGTAATGGCTCGTGGACTGGATATTGAGAATGTTTCACACGTGGTAAATTTTGATACCCCACAATATCCTGAAAATTACATGCACAGGATTGGTAGAACAGGACGTGCCGAGAAAAAAGGGCAGTCCTTGCTATTTACTACGGAAAATGAGCAGGAATACCTGGACGCTATTGAAGAATTAATGCAGACTGAAGTTCCGAAATATGAACTTCCCGAAGAAGTTGAAGTAGCTACAGAATTAATTCCTGAAGAAAAGCCGAGAGCGATTGAAATTAACAATCCTAATAAAGTGGTTGATGAGGCCGGGCCGGCCTTTCATGAGAAAAAAGATAAGAATAAGAAAGTAAATCTTGGTGGTTCCTATAGAAGGGAGATCGCACAGAAATATAAAAAACCTAAAACAAGAGGCGATAAAAACGCTAACCGCAGAAGGAAGAAATAA
- a CDS encoding aldose 1-epimerase family protein has translation MKKHFIENDFLKITVKETGAELCSILNKENNKEYIWQANPEIWGSHAPNLFPVIGVLKEGKYHFETNEYEIPKHGFIRHNENIRLKERSENQLVFELLYSEETLKMYPFKFDFRIAFTLNKKSLEVNHHIINLDNKPIYFSLGGHPAFNIQLFENEKIEDYHIEFDQKMDLDTYVLNNDGLVSSNTKKVLKNESSIRLTKEIFNSDALIFKNIKSKVVDLVSEKNGKILSIEYRDFKNLGVWAKPGAPYVCVEPWLGISDIEGTDQNLKNKEGIIKLSAEKEFDANYTISIV, from the coding sequence TTGAAAAAACATTTTATTGAAAATGATTTTCTAAAGATCACTGTAAAAGAGACCGGTGCTGAACTTTGCAGTATTTTAAATAAAGAGAATAATAAAGAATATATCTGGCAGGCCAATCCTGAAATTTGGGGAAGCCATGCTCCTAATCTGTTCCCTGTTATTGGCGTTCTAAAAGAGGGGAAATATCATTTTGAAACTAACGAATATGAAATCCCCAAACACGGATTTATTCGCCATAATGAGAATATTCGGCTTAAAGAAAGATCTGAAAATCAGCTCGTTTTTGAACTTCTTTATTCTGAAGAAACTTTAAAAATGTATCCCTTTAAATTCGATTTCAGGATCGCTTTTACGCTAAATAAAAAATCCCTGGAGGTAAACCATCATATTATCAACCTGGACAACAAACCAATTTATTTCTCCTTAGGCGGACACCCCGCTTTTAATATTCAGCTTTTTGAGAATGAAAAGATCGAAGATTATCACATTGAATTTGACCAAAAAATGGATCTTGATACTTACGTTCTTAATAATGACGGCCTTGTAAGTTCAAACACAAAAAAGGTGCTGAAAAATGAAAGTTCGATTAGACTAACAAAAGAAATTTTTAATAGTGATGCACTTATCTTCAAGAATATCAAATCTAAAGTAGTGGACCTCGTAAGCGAGAAAAACGGTAAAATACTTTCGATTGAATACAGGGATTTTAAAAACCTGGGGGTCTGGGCAAAACCTGGCGCTCCCTATGTTTGTGTCGAGCCCTGGCTGGGAATTTCCGATATAGAAGGAACCGATCAAAACCTGAAAAATAAAGAAGGAATAATAAAACTTTCTGCGGAAAAAGAGTTTGATGCAAACTACACTATTAGCATTGTATAA
- a CDS encoding NADPH-dependent FMN reductase, with translation MKKILAFAGSNSSTSINQELLDHIVGRIQNHQIKGIKLTDYPLPIYSADIERNEGFPINATIIKNLIVESDALIIAVNEHNGGPSAFFKNIIDWLSRVNRNFLENKKILLISTSPGKRGASSSLEYSKNIFARFGGEVIESFSLPSFKDNFQDGKVINEVLDMGIEDVLTTFAHQIDS, from the coding sequence ATGAAAAAAATACTGGCCTTTGCAGGCTCTAATAGCAGCACATCCATAAATCAGGAATTATTAGATCATATCGTTGGAAGAATTCAGAATCACCAGATAAAGGGAATTAAGCTTACTGATTATCCATTACCAATCTATAGTGCAGATATTGAAAGAAATGAAGGTTTTCCTATAAATGCAACGATCATCAAGAATCTAATAGTAGAAAGTGATGCTCTAATTATTGCTGTAAATGAACATAATGGAGGTCCTTCGGCGTTTTTTAAAAATATTATTGACTGGCTTTCCAGGGTGAACAGGAATTTTTTAGAGAATAAGAAGATTCTTTTAATAAGTACTTCGCCGGGAAAACGAGGTGCTAGTTCCTCGTTGGAATACTCAAAAAATATCTTTGCAAGATTTGGAGGGGAAGTGATCGAAAGTTTCAGTCTGCCGTCTTTTAAAGATAATTTTCAGGATGGTAAGGTGATAAACGAGGTGTTGGACATGGGAATTGAGGATGTGCTTACTACCTTTGCGCACCAAATTGATAGTTAA